A genomic region of Ignavibacteria bacterium contains the following coding sequences:
- a CDS encoding alpha/beta hydrolase, translating to MKELKVKLQSGIEISYFDKGISDKTIICIHGLGSNKKAFLRNIDELSQHARIIAIDLPNYGNSSKGDYPSTLRFFSDIVIEFVQTLNLNDVILCGHSMGGQIAILTALNYPKLIAALILAAPAGLEKFTSDEIKRLEKIFTFDSIKNMSDEQIKFNVKLNFYNFPPEAEFMITDRIELRNDPSFDFYCLTVERAFQDILRNSLPDSLQYINQPTLLFFGKQDALIPNKALHPILVEKLANEACNRLKKCKLVLVENCGHFIQFEKPDIFNKEVLDFIKVI from the coding sequence ATGAAAGAGCTTAAAGTAAAACTTCAATCGGGTATTGAAATATCATATTTTGATAAAGGAATTTCCGATAAGACAATAATCTGTATTCATGGACTTGGCAGCAATAAAAAAGCTTTTTTGAGAAATATTGATGAATTAAGTCAACACGCAAGAATAATTGCAATTGACCTGCCAAATTATGGTAATTCATCGAAAGGAGATTATCCTTCGACATTAAGATTTTTTTCTGATATAGTAATAGAATTCGTTCAGACTTTAAATTTGAATGATGTGATTTTATGCGGTCATTCAATGGGTGGTCAGATTGCAATTCTGACTGCCCTAAATTATCCTAAATTAATTGCGGCATTAATTTTAGCAGCTCCGGCAGGTTTAGAAAAATTTACATCAGATGAAATTAAAAGATTAGAAAAAATTTTTACCTTTGATTCGATAAAAAATATGAGCGATGAGCAAATTAAATTTAATGTAAAGTTGAACTTTTACAATTTCCCTCCAGAAGCAGAATTTATGATTACGGATAGAATTGAGCTCCGAAACGACCCTTCTTTTGATTTCTATTGTTTAACTGTTGAAAGAGCTTTTCAAGATATTTTAAGAAATTCTTTACCTGATTCCCTCCAATATATTAACCAACCAACTTTATTATTCTTCGGAAAACAGGACGCACTAATCCCCAATAAAGCTCTGCATCCCATATTGGTTGAGAAACTGGCAAATGAAGCATGTAATAGGCTTAAAAAATGCAAATTAGTTTTAGTTGAAAATTGTGGTCACTTCATTCAATTTGAAAAGCCAGATATATTCAACAAAGAAGTTTTAGATTTTATTAAAGTTATTTAA
- a CDS encoding alpha/beta hydrolase, which produces MKKMIFHSLAILMILIFSACSSGFLYTNMPPLEFSEINYGFDVRYSHTSPKLAYIDEGKGEVILLVHGLASNLGFWRYNIPELAKHFRVIAVDLPGYGKSDKGNYSYKMKFFANTLKQLLDELQIEKVNFIGHSMGGQIGIWFSILYPERVNKLVLASTAGIEKFNRGEGEWLKSVVTIRSVKSTNEEGVRRNLSNNFYNWRSELEWMVEERVRMAKAKDFDLFAQAVTRSVAGMIDEPTYDKLALIKSPTLIIYGENDGLIPNPYLHPGFPADVFKIGHQKIQNSILHEIKKCGHMIMMEKPDEFNKAVINFLKN; this is translated from the coding sequence ATGAAAAAAATGATTTTCCACTCATTGGCAATCTTGATGATTTTGATTTTTTCCGCCTGTTCATCAGGTTTTCTTTATACTAATATGCCTCCGCTTGAATTTTCTGAGATTAACTACGGCTTTGATGTAAGATATTCTCACACTTCACCCAAATTAGCTTATATTGATGAAGGCAAAGGTGAAGTTATTTTATTGGTTCATGGACTTGCAAGCAATCTGGGTTTCTGGAGATACAACATTCCAGAACTTGCTAAACATTTTAGAGTGATCGCAGTTGATCTGCCCGGTTATGGTAAATCGGATAAAGGAAATTACTCTTACAAAATGAAATTTTTCGCAAATACTTTAAAACAATTACTCGATGAACTTCAAATTGAGAAAGTAAACTTTATTGGTCATTCAATGGGTGGGCAGATTGGAATTTGGTTCTCCATTTTATATCCGGAAAGAGTTAATAAACTTGTTCTTGCTTCAACTGCTGGAATTGAAAAATTCAATCGTGGAGAAGGTGAATGGTTAAAAAGTGTAGTAACAATTCGAAGTGTAAAAAGCACAAACGAAGAAGGTGTGAGAAGAAATCTTTCCAATAATTTCTACAACTGGCGTTCGGAACTCGAATGGATGGTCGAAGAAAGAGTTAGAATGGCAAAAGCAAAAGATTTTGATTTATTCGCTCAAGCGGTTACTCGTTCCGTTGCAGGAATGATTGACGAACCAACTTATGATAAACTTGCTTTAATTAAATCTCCAACACTTATTATTTATGGCGAGAATGACGGACTTATACCTAATCCATATTTACATCCTGGTTTTCCAGCTGATGTCTTTAAGATTGGTCACCAAAAAATTCAAAATTCGATTTTGCACGAGATAAAAAAATGTGGTCATATGATAATGATGGAAAAACCAGATGAATTTAACAAAGCGGTAATTAATTTCTTAAAAAATTAA
- a CDS encoding alginate export family protein: MKKILFLLFLSNLFLLAQEDFVDDTPIREFQFIGYSFTRLTASNISPTNDILQGQVIGRLFGQNSTNTVPQTCVYVEQRFVPFFVYQPKILDGYATFRSLFKIDYTWGDQAYGVGNNRGGAINAGQINLQTLMANVEIKPSDEWNVVVGLQRLFDNVRDPNVNALQTFQTSSYKLSYWGTQAVGINSFFNINPVTKARFGMFQLWENEIRKDDDVVLWMFDIESRIKPLLEVGADLWYVYDRAKSAGGISVLGQGLNSALAEYNGAFRLKLPGESQIYDADIFWLGGHLSYNRDFLMGRWWYDAFVMTNFGKVDSVFENKSYKAASIFGLSANAMVSYKYGMTANDKVSLEMLFSTGDANNAQDGKINSVITGNVYGSPVGIYSAHRAYLLFPDPQVVNRYYSAVHDISNMGLGVTAFFINFSKDFIPNRFNGKFGLASAISNVAPQGGGTLIGNEINLELRYNLKVYLSWTLSAAYLFLGDFYNSPNTTYFQSRPKNPFVIFTTLNWLMF; this comes from the coding sequence ATGAAGAAAATTCTTTTCCTTTTATTTCTTTCAAATCTATTTTTATTAGCGCAAGAAGATTTTGTAGACGATACCCCAATCCGCGAATTTCAATTTATTGGTTATTCGTTTACAAGGCTGACAGCTTCAAATATTTCGCCGACCAATGATATCCTTCAAGGTCAGGTAATTGGAAGGTTATTTGGACAAAACTCAACTAATACTGTTCCTCAAACGTGCGTATATGTCGAACAACGATTTGTTCCGTTTTTTGTTTATCAGCCAAAAATTTTAGACGGATATGCAACATTTCGCTCTCTATTCAAAATTGATTATACATGGGGTGATCAAGCTTATGGAGTTGGAAATAATCGTGGAGGTGCGATTAACGCAGGGCAAATTAATTTACAAACTTTGATGGCAAATGTAGAAATTAAGCCCTCAGATGAATGGAATGTTGTTGTAGGGCTTCAGCGACTTTTTGATAATGTTCGAGATCCAAATGTAAATGCACTTCAAACTTTCCAAACAAGTTCTTATAAACTTTCCTATTGGGGAACGCAGGCAGTTGGAATTAATTCGTTCTTCAACATAAATCCAGTTACAAAAGCAAGATTTGGAATGTTTCAGTTATGGGAAAATGAAATTAGAAAAGATGATGATGTTGTTTTATGGATGTTCGATATTGAATCACGAATTAAACCTTTGCTTGAAGTTGGTGCAGATTTATGGTATGTCTACGATCGAGCAAAAAGCGCAGGTGGAATTTCAGTACTTGGTCAGGGCTTAAATTCTGCTTTAGCTGAATATAATGGAGCTTTTAGATTGAAGTTGCCAGGTGAGTCGCAAATTTATGATGCAGATATTTTTTGGCTTGGTGGTCATTTATCATACAATCGTGATTTTTTAATGGGTAGATGGTGGTATGATGCCTTTGTGATGACAAATTTCGGGAAAGTTGATTCTGTTTTTGAAAATAAATCTTATAAGGCTGCAAGTATATTCGGACTTTCTGCTAATGCGATGGTTTCTTACAAGTATGGAATGACTGCTAATGATAAGGTAAGTCTTGAAATGCTTTTCTCAACAGGTGATGCAAATAATGCTCAGGATGGAAAAATTAATTCAGTAATTACTGGAAATGTTTATGGATCTCCTGTCGGAATTTACAGTGCTCACCGAGCTTATCTTTTATTCCCAGATCCACAGGTGGTGAACAGATATTATTCTGCGGTTCACGATATTTCTAATATGGGTTTAGGTGTGACTGCATTCTTCATAAATTTCTCGAAAGACTTTATACCAAATCGCTTTAACGGGAAATTTGGTTTAGCTTCTGCAATTTCAAATGTTGCTCCTCAAGGTGGTGGAACTTTGATTGGAAATGAAATTAATCTTGAATTAAGATATAATCTCAAAGTTTATCTTTCCTGGACTTTAAGTGCAGCATATCTATTCCTTGGCGATTTCTATAATTCACCAAACACAACTTATTTCCAATCACGACCTAAAAATCCATTTGTAATTTTCACTACTTTAAATTGGTTGATGTTTTAA